The stretch of DNA TATGAAGCGTAGAGTGATGATTATAACCCTGGCGTTGGTGGTGGCCCTGTGTTCCTCGGCCCTGGCGGGACCGAAGGTCCTCAAACTGGCCCATCTGAACCCTCAGCAGCCCTTCGAGAACGCCACTGGAGCCATGGCGGCTGTGTTCAAGAGCATGGTCGAGGCCGGAACCAACGGTTCGGTTCAGGTGAAGGTCTTCCCCGCCGGACAGCTCGGCAACGAGAGAGAGACGATGGAGCAGGTCAAGGTCGGAGTGGTCCAGAGCTACATAGCCTCCGCCGGAGGAATGGCTCCCTTCTATCCACTTTACGGCGTCCTGGACATCCCCTTCGCCGTTCCTAATTACGCGGTGGCCTGGAAGGTCTTCGACGGTTCCTTCGGTGAATATCTGAAGGAGGATATCAAAAAGGTAACCGGCTTCAAGGTCCTCGGTTTCGGCGAGGCGGGAGGCTTCTTCCAGCTCTCCAACAGCGTTCGCCCCATAAAGACCGTGGAGGACATGAAGGGCCTCAAGATGCGCACCATGACCCTTCCCACCCATCAGAATCTCATGAAAACCTACGGGGCCGCCGCTACCCCCATAGCCTGGGCCGAGGTCTACACGGCGCTCCAGACCGGCGTGGCCGACGGACAACACAACCCCCTTCCCATAGTCCTTCTGGGGAAGCTATTCGAGGTTCAGAAGTACCTCACCCTGACCAATCATATATACAGCACCTACTGCTGGATAATGAACGACGAGTTCTGGGACGGCCTCAGCGACCAGGAGAAGGAGGTAGTCAACTCCTCCGCGATAACCGCCATAGTGGCCGGGCGGGGCCTAAACCGGATTATCGAGGGATCCGACAGAGGACTTCCCACCATCATAGAGAAGGGCATGGAGGTCAATACCCCGACTCCGGAGGCCATGGAACAGTTCCGCGAGATGGGCAAGGACTCGGCAATGGTGTTCATAAAGGAGAACTTCGGCGATAAGGGCGTGGAGATAGCGGATCTCTATCTCGAGGCCATAGACGACGCAGTGGACGAGCTGGAAGACGATTAGTCTTTCCGGACAGGTCCATGACGAAGGATAGAAAAAGCGCGGGCCGGGGAGTTTTCTCCCTGGCCGAGCGCCTCGGAAACGGTCTGGAGAGGTTCCTGGAGGTCCCGGTACTGATACTGTCGATCGTCATGACCGCATCGGTGCTCGCCGGGGTCTTCTTCCGATACGTCCTTCGATCCCCACTGGGATGGAGCGAGGAGCTCTCCCGTTACATAATGATATGGATGGCCCTGCTGTCGGTGGCCCTTTGCATATGGAGGCAGGAGCACGTGGGAGTGACCATGTTCATAAAAAAACTTCCCCGGCTTCTGGCCAAGACCCTGGTCTTCGCCTCCAACGGACTGGTCATGTTCTTCCTCTACATACTTCTGGCCTATGGGCTCAAGATGGCCGAGAGGGGGAAGTCCCAGATAGCCACCGGATTGGGGACCACCATGGAATGGTGGCTCATGGCGGTGCCTGTCAGCGCCGGTATCTGCATGGTCATGCTGGCCTGCAAGATGGTGCTGGACGTCAGGCGCAGGGATCTGGACGAGATCCTGATGTCGGAGGAGCTGGTGGACGCGGTCAAGAGAGAGGAAGGACTGGACTTTTAGCAGTGAACGGGGGGATTTTATATGACCGGATTCCTTAGCGCCTCCTTCGCCATACTGATAGCGGTGGGGATGCCCATAGGGTTCGTCCTGGGAGTGGCGGGACTTCTCGGTATGGTCAAGATGGGCGGTGGAGCCGTCTTGAACCTGGTGCCTCAGAGGTACTTCGCAGGGGTGGACATGTTCACACTGATGGCCATGCCCTTCTTCATATTGGCGGGAGAGATCATGAACAAGACCGGCATCACCCAGAGGCTGGTCAAGTTCAGCAACATACTGGTGGGACATCTCCAGGGAGGACTGGCCCACGCCAACATAGTGGCTTCAATCTTCTTCGCGGGTATAACCGGAGCGGCGGTCAGCGACACCGCCGCCATAGGATCCATGCTGATACCGGCCATGGTGGACGAGGGATACGACAAGGACTTCTCGGCGGCCATAACCGCCGCGTCCTCCATAATCGGCCCCACCATACCGCCGTCGAACATAATGGTGATCTACGGGGCCTTCATGCAGGTATCCATAGCGGGGCTCTTCATGACAGGGCTCGTCCCGGGGCTGCTGCTAGGGGTGGCCCTCATGATAATGACAGCCAGGATATCCAAGAAGAGGGGATATCCTGTCGGAGAGAGAAGAGCCACGGTAAAGGAGATGCTGGTCGGACTGAAGGACGCCATAGTGGCCCTTCTGATGCCCCTGATAATACTGGGGGGAATCCTCTCCGGAATGTTCACCCCCACCGAGGCGGCCGCCGTAGCGGTGGCCTACGCCATGGTGCTCGGTTTCTTCGTCTACAGAAACCTCACCTTGAGGGACATGGTTCCCCTGTTTCTCAAGATGGCCAGGACCACCGGGGTGGTCTTTCTGGTCATAGCCGCCGCGTCCATTTTGGGATGGGTGCTCACCATAGAGCAGATCCCGGAGAAGGTCGCCACCTTCATGTTGAGCATAAGCGACAACCGCTACGTCATCATGGGGTTCATTCTGATCATGCTCCTGGTGGTGGGTATGTTCATGGACATAGCGGCGGCTCTCATAATACTGGGTCCCATCCTTCACCCTCTGGCGGTGCAGCTGGGATATCATCCGCTTCACTTCGGGATCATCATGGTCCTGGCTCTCAACATAGCCCTGATGACCCCGCCGGTAGGGGCCTGTCTCTTCGTGGCCTGCGGCATAAGCAAGCTTACCCTGGAGCAGATAAGCCGGGAGATACTGCCCTTCATACTGGTGGAGCTGGCGGTTCTTTTGCTTATAACCTTCGTTCCGGCCATACCTCTGGCCCTTCCGGGAGCCATGGGGCTGCTGGGTCGGTGAACGGGAATATTCCTTACATAAAATAAAAAAATCGAAAGCGAGGCGTTATTTCGTGAAGATCCCTTTTGATCAGGTGGTGGCGAAGGCGGAGGAGTACAAGGACGATATGACCCGTTTCCTCAGGGACATGATAGCCCTGCCCAGCGAGAGCTGCGGCGAGGAGGCCGTCATAAAGAGGATCAAGGAGGAGATGGAGAAGGTCGGTTTCGACAGAGTGGAGATAGATCCCATGGGCAACGTCCTGGGATACCTGGGACGGGGCGAGCACCTGATAGCCATGGACGCCCACATCGACACGGTCGGCATAGGGGAGATAAAGAACTGGAAGTTCGATCCCTATAAGGGAATGGAGGAAGGCGACGTCATAGGAGGCCGGGGAGCCAGCGACCAGGAGGGCGGAATGGCCGCCATGGTCTACGCCGGAAAGATAATAAAGGACCTGGGACTCGAAGACGACTACACCCTTCTCGTCACAGGGACGGTCCAGGAGGAGGACTGCGACGGCCTCTGCTGGCAGTACATCATAGAGGAGGACGGAATACATCCCGAGTTCGTAGTCAGCACCGAGCCCACAGACTGCCGGATCTACCGGGGCCAGAGGGGAAGGATGGAGATAAAGGTAGAGACCGGAGGCATAAGCTGTCACGGCTCCGCCCCGGAGAGAGGGGAGAACGCCATATACAAGATGGCCCCTATCGTCATGGAGCTTAGAGCCCTCCACGAGAACCTGAAGGACGACGACTTCCTGGGCAAGGGCAGCCTGACCATATCCCAGATATTCCACAAATCCCCCTCCCGGTGCGCCGTGGCGGACGGATGCACCATATCCATAGACCGCCGTCTGACCTGGGGCGAGACCTGGGAGGGAGCCCTTCAGGAGGTCAGAAACCTTCCGGCCGTCAAGGAGGCCGAGGCGGAGGTGTCTCTCTACACCTACGAGAGACCTTCCTGGACCGGCCTGGTATACCCGACCGACTGCTACTTCCCCGCCTGGAAGCTGGAGGAGGAGCACCCGGCCTGTAGGACCCTGGTGGACGGCTACAGAATGCTGTTCGACCGGGAACCCGTCGTGGACAAGTGGACCTTCTCCACCAACGGCGTCTCCATAATGGGCCGCCACGGCATACCGGTCATAGGCTTCGGACCAGGCAAGGAAGAGGAAGCCCACGCCCCCAACGAGAAGACCTGGAAAAGCCACCTGGTGACCTGCGCCGCCATGTACGCCGTCATCCCGGGAATCTACGTGGACGAACACTGCGATTAAAACGAAAGGGGAACTTTACGGATGAACACGATATTTAGAGGCAAGGACTTCATCACGCTGGAGGAATGGACCAAGGAGGAGATAGACACCCTCCTGGAGGTATCCAAGGACCTGAAAAAGGACTTCGCCATGGGCAAGACGACCCCCTATCTGCCATATCAGACCGTCTTCCTCATGTTCTTCGAGCAGTCCACCAGGACCAGGAACTCCATGGAGGCGGGGATAACCCAGCTCGGCGGACACGCCCATTTCCTGGACACCAGCACCATGCAGGTATCCCACGGAGAGGTCGCCAAGGACACGGCGGTCATCCTATCCCGTATGGGCCACGCCATAGCCTGCCGCAACTGCTTCTGGGGAATAGGAAACGCCTATCTGAGGGACATGGCCAAGTATTCCTCCGCTCCTATCCTCAACCTCCAGGACGACCTGTTCCATCCCATGCAGGGACTGGCGGACCTGTTGACCATACAGGAGAAGAGGGGCAGCGACGTCAAAAACCTCAAGGTCTCCATCATCTGGGCCTACGCCACAACCCACAAGAAGCCCATCTCCGTGCCTCTGACCCAGAGCCTTCTGTTCCCTCGATACGGCATGGACGTCACCCTGGCCTATCCCGAGGGCTACGACCTTCCCGACTGGGTCGTCGAGCAGGCCAAGAAGCACGCCGAGAGCACCGGCGGATCCTTCAGGATAACCCACGACCAGGAGGAGGCCTACAAGGACGCCGACGTGGTCTTCCCCAAAAACTGGGGCTCCTGGTTCAAGAACCCAAGCACCGAGGTGGTAGACGCCGGTCTGGAGGCCAACAAGGGCTGGAAGTGCACCGAGGAGCGTTTCGCCCTGGCGAACAAGGACTGCCTCTACATGCACGCCCTTCCGGCGGACCGGCAGAACGAGGTGGACGCCTCCATCATAGACGGCCCCAACTCGGCCATCTACGACGAGGCGGAGAACCGCCTTCACACGGCAAAATCGGTCATGGCTCTCACCATGGGAGGCAGAGGCCGCCAGTAGACTCTTCGGATTTCTACGCAGTTCCCCGGGGGAGACGGATTTCATCCGCCTCCCTTCGGGCTTTTCCTATGGAAGGGAGGTGTCGCCCGGGGTCGGATAGATAGCAGCACCATCTAGAGCGTGAGGTAGACCATTATCGAACCGTAAAAGGAGGGAGATCCATGAGATTCACCGAAAAGTGCGCCGTATTCTTCATGGCGGTCTGTATAGCCCTGGCCGCTGTAGCCCCTGCTATGGCGGAGGCCAAGGCCCCGAAAGACCACAAAATAGTACTGATACTGCCGGGCCCCATAAACGACCAGAGCTGGAACGCCACCAACTACGCCGGACTGGTGGCCTGCAACGAAGAGCTCGGAACGGCCATGGAGTACGTCGAGAACGTCCAGGCCAGCGATTACGAGTCCACCTTCAGAAACTACGCCGAGAGAGGCTACGACCTCATAATGGCAGCCGGAACCCAGTTCGACGAGGCCGCCAACAGGGTGGCTGCCAAATACCCCGACAGCGTCTTCTGCGTCGTGAACGGCCTAGTGTCCCAGGGGCCGAACGTCCGTCCCGTCCTGCCCAAGGAATACGAGGCCAGCTACCTGGCCGGGATAATAGCCGGATTCACCACCGAGACGGGCAAGGTAGGAATGGTCGGAGGCTTCCCGAACAAGCTGATGGTCCGTCTGATGAACACCTACGAGTACGGCGTCCGCATCGGGTCTCCCGAGGCCAAGGCCAACAGGGCCTACTCCAATTCCTGGAGCGACGTCGCTCTGGGCAAGCAGATGGCCACCTCCATGATAGACAAGGGAGCGGACGTCCTCTTCTTCTACGCCAACCAGGTGGGCCTCGGAGCCATCCAGGCCGCCAAGGAAAAGGGAGTCAAGTTCGTCGGCTTTGCCAGCAACCAGAACGACATAGCCAAGGGCACCGTCGTGGCCAGCGTCTACTTCGACTTTGCCGACATGTATAAATGGACCCTTGGAAAATTCATGGACGGAACACTGGCCCCCGAGGTAAACCAGGCGGGTATAGCCGAAGGCATAGTCAAGGTGGCCTACTCGGACCAGGTTCCGGACGAGGTGAGGGCTCAGGTCGAGAAGGCCGAAAAGGCCATAACCTCCGGAAACCTCCTCTATTTCGCCTCCGAGTTCCCCGAGTCGCTGAAATAGTGTAAAGACGCCGGGCGGAGATCGCTCTTCGCCCGGCATTTCAGGTGGAGGAGGTGTCCGCGATGCCCGCGGTTGAGCTCAGGGGAATAACGAAATACTTTCCCGGCACGGTGGCGAACGACGGCGTGGACCTGAAGGTCCCGGCGGGAAAGGTCGTCGCCCTGTTGGGGGAAAACGGAGCAGGAAAGACCACCTTGATGAGGATCCTCTACGGAATGTACCGTCCCGACGGCGGGGAGATAGCCGTGGACGGCCAGGTGGTCCATATAGATTCCCCTCAGGACGCCATGGCCCTGGGGATAGGCATGATTCACCAGCACTTCAGTCTGGTGCCGGTCCACACCGTGGCGGAGAACGTGGTGTTGGGTCTGGGATCTCCCATGTCGGGACTGGACCTCGGCAGGATATCTCGGGAGCTGGAGGAACTGGGAGGGAAATACGGCCTGGAGGTGGATCCGGACGCACTGGTGAGACAGCTTCCGGTCGGAATGCAGCAGAGGGTGGAGATAGTGAAGGCCCTCTATCGAAAGGCGAAAATACTGATCATGGACGAGCCCACGGCTGTGCTGACCCCTCAGGAGACCGAGCACCTCTTCGGTTTCGTCAGGGAGTTCACCTCCATGGGAAACTCGGTGATCTTCATAACCCATAAACTCGGAGAGGTCATGGCCATAGCCGACTCGGTCACTGTCATGAGGGACGGAAAACTGGTCGGGACGGTATCTCCCTCCGATTCCACCGAGATGGACCTGGCCAGGATGATGGTCGGGCGGGATCTGGAACTCCTCTCCGGCGACAGAGACGAGACCACCGGCGGTCCCCGTCTGGAGGTTTTTGAACTGGCGGTAAAGGACGATCGGGGGGCCGCGGCCCTGGACGGACTGTCCTTGACCGTCAGAGAGGGGGAGATCTTCGGAATAGCAGGGGTCAGCGGAAACGGACAGCAGGAGCTGGCCGAGACCATCTGCGGCCTCAGAGAGGCAGTCTCGGGAAAGATCGTCCTCGATGGCCTGGACGTCACCGGTCTTCCGGCCTCCCGGATGATAGACCTGGGAGTGGGCTACATCCCGGCGGACAGACACAGAGACGGACTGGTGCTGGACATGACGGTGGAGGAAAACCTGATGCTCAAGGGAAGCTCCTCTTTCGATCTGTCACGAAAAGGTATCCTCCGGCTGGACAGAATATCCGAGATGGCCGGGGAGATGATCCGACGGTTCTCCGTAAAGACCCCCTCTCCGGTCACCAAAGCCAAGGCCCTCTCCGGAGGAAACCAGCAGAAGGTGGTCATAGCCAGGGAGATAGAGGTCGGATCCCGGCTTCTCGTGGCGGTTCAGCCCACAAGGGGACTGGACCTCGGAGCGGCGGAATACGTCCACTCCACCCTCATGGAGGAGAGGGCCAAGGGAAAGGCCATACTGCTTCTCTCGACGGAACTCTCCGAGGTGCTCAAGCTCTCGGACCGCATAGGGGTCATATATCGTGGCAGGCTTCTGGATATATTCGACAGAGGCCGCTTCGACGTGGATCGTATCGGCCTCCTTATGGCAGGCATAGAGGAGGTGCGCCATGGCTGATATGAAGTCCACCGAGAGAAAGGGAGCCGGAGCGGTTTTGTGGCCTCTCTTCTCCGTGTTCATGGGGCTTGCTGCCAGCGGCTTAATGATGACCCTTCTTGGGGCGGACCCGATAGAGGTCTACCGCAGGATCTTTGCCATGGCCTTTCGAGACGGATACAACGTGGCGGACATATTCGCCAAGGCCACCCCTCTCATACTCACGGGGCTGGCCTTCGGATTCGCCTTCAGGGCCAACCTCTTCAACATAGGGGCTCAGGGGCAGTTCTACCTGGGCTGCGTCGCCTCGGTCTGGTGCGCTCTCAGGCTGGGACACCTGTCTCCGTGGCTGGTGCTGCCTCTGTGCGTGCTCCTGGCGGCGGCGGCCGGAGGAGCCTGGGCCTCTCTGGTGGGATTCGCCAAGGCCAGATTCAACTCCAGCGAATTTCTCATAAGCATGATGTCCACCTACGTCGCTCTGGCTCTGATGAACTTTCTCCTCCGAGGTCCCCTGAGGGAGGCCAAGGGAGAGTATCCCCAGACCGACGTCATATCCGAGGGAAGCTGGATACCTCAGCTGATCCCCCACACCAGACTCCACTGGGGATTCGTTCTGGCCCTGGCAGCGGCGGCCCTCGCCTGGTTCCTGCTGTGGAGGACCTCTCTGGGCTACAGGATAAGGGCGGTCGGCATGAACAGAGACGCGGCCCGTTACGCCGGAATGGACTCGGGAAAGATCTTCGTTATAGTCTTCGCCGTGAGCGGTGCCTTCGCCGGTCTGGCCGGATTCACCGAGGTCAACGGCATACAGCACATGCTGGTGCAGGGATTCAGCCCCATGGTGGGAGCGGAGGGAATAGGCATAGCCATACTTGGTAACGCCCATCCCCTGGGCATCGTGCTGGCGGCGATACTCTTCGGAGCCCTTCAGGTAGGGGGAAACCTGGCGGTCCAGACCTCCGGGGTCCCCGCCAGTATCGTAGGGATAATGGAGGGATTCGTCATGCTCTTCGTCATACTCTCCTACGCTCTCCAGATAAGGCTGGCCTCCGCCAGGAGCAAGAAAAAAGCCAGAGAGGAAGGTGACCGACGATGATTACCGGACTGCTGGCCGGAGCCCTCCAGATGAGCACCCCCCTGATGATGGGAGCCCTGGCGGAGGTCTACGCCGAGAGGACCGGGGTCATGATAATCGCCATAGAGGGGATCTTCCTCCTGGGAGCCTGGGGAGGTTTCGTGGCCGCATATTCGACCGGAAGCATGATGCTCGGTCTGCTGGCCGCCATGGCTATAGGGACGGCCACGGCCCTGGTCTACGGGATCTTCACGGTAAAGCTCAAACAGCATCAGATAGTAACGGGCACGGCGATAAACATCTTCGCCGCCGGACTGGGCATATTCCTCTACAGGGTCTTCTTCGGAGTTCCCCTTCTTCCCCTTACGGTGGATCCCCTCGAGAGGATAGCCGTACCGGGACTGTCGTCCATACCGGTTATAGGTGAGGCCCTGTTCCATCAAAACGCCCTCACCTATCTGGCCTGGGCCCTCATCCCCGTCGGCTATTGGATACTCTATAAAACCCAGCTCGGGCTGATACTGCGTTCAACCGGTGAAAACCCCGAGGCAGTGGACGCCGCCGGAATAAAGGTGGAGACGGTACGTCTCGGCGCGGTATTGGCCGCAGGCGCATTGGACGGCCTGGCTGGGGCGTTCTACTCGCTGGGATTTCTGGGCATGTACACCAACGACATAATCGGCGGTCGAGGATGGATAGCCTTCGCCATATGTTTCCTGGGAAACTGGAACCCCATGGGGGTCCTGGTGGGAGCTCTGGTGTTCGGACTTGCCGACGCCATGGCCATCCAGCTTCAGACCTCCGGCGTAACCCTTATACCGAACGAGTTTCTAATAGCCATGCCCTACATACTGACCATAGTGGCCACGGTAGCCAGAAAACGGTTCAACGTCCCCGCAACATTGGGGGTTCCCTACGAGAAGGAGCGGCGGTAGTAAAAATCGAAAAAAACATAAACTCGATCTCCCATGGAGGTGATTTTTAGTGTATGATCTAGTGGTGCGAAACGGCAGGATGGTTATCCCGGAAGGGCTATCCTACTGCGATTTAGCGGTGGATGAAGGTGTAATCGTCGCCGTTGGTTCTAAACTAAAGGGCAGAAAAGAACTGAACGCCGACGGTCTTTTGGTTTTACCGGGAGTGGTGGACGCCCACGTCCATATGGCTCTTCCGGTAAGGGGAGACCGGTCCAGCGATGACTTTCTGTCCGGCAGCATGGCGGCGGCGGCGGGGGGAGTTACCTCCATGGTCGACTTCACCGTTGGAAGCCCCCGGACCGATCTGGTTCAGGATATAGACGCCAGGCTGGAGACGGCGGAGCCGTCGGTGATAGACTACGGCTTCCACTGCGAGATGGTCGGATGGACTCCCGGCAGGGAAAACGAGATACCCTCGGCGGTCGAAAAAGGCGTTACCAGCTTCAAGTTCTTCACCGCCTACGGCGACTCGGGACGCCGGTCCGACAGCGGAGCTCTCTATCGCTGTTTCTCCAAAATAGCCGAGACCGGAGCCGTGGCGGTGGTCCACGCCGAGGACGACGACCTCATAAGATCCCTGACGGCCGAGCTTTCCGACGACGAGAAATCGTCCATGACGGCCCTGGCCAGGACCAGACCGGATATCTGCGAGGGAGCCGCCATAGATCAGGCGGCATTCTACGGCGAGGTGACGGGAGCCTCGGTCCACGTGGTGCACGTCAGCTCCGCTCTGGGGGCTTCCAGAATAGAGGCGGCCCGAATGAGAGGGCTCGACATCACCGCCGAGACCTGTCCCCAGTATCTCTACCTCACCGACCAGGTCTACCGGAGAGAAGACGGCCACCTCTACTCGGCCAGTCCGGCCCTGAGAGGCGAGGACGACGGCGAATACCTCTGGGGTTGTCTGGGATACGGCGCTCTGGACTTCGTCGCCACCGATCACTGTCCCTTCACGTCGGAGCAGAAGGCCTGGAAGGGATCCTTCTCCGACCTACCCTACGGACTTCCCGGGGTGGAAACGTCCCTTCCCCTGATCTACTCGGGAGGGGTGGCGACGGGGCGGATCCCTCTGGAGACGCTTCCGGTCATCATGTCCCAGGCTCCGGCGGAGAGATACGGATTGAAGAACAAGGGCAGGCTGGCTCCCGGTTACGACGGCGATCTGGTTCTGTTCGACCCAGAGGCCCGGTGGACGGCGAGGGCCGAGGATCTGCACATGAAGGTGGACTTCTCCCCCTACGAGGGGATGGAGATACAGGGTCGGGTGATTACCACCGTGGCCCGGGGAGAGATTATCTACTCGGAAGGGCGGCATCTCTGCGAGCCCGGACGGGGTAAATACCTCTTCCGAAATACGAGAGACTAATTTGAACGGGAGGATATAACATGAGTAAAAGAGTTGTCGTGGCGTTGGGCGGAAACGCGATCCTTCAGAGAGGGCAGAAGGGAACGGAAGCGGATCAGAGGGAGAACGTCCGCAAGACGGTGGCACAGATAGTCAAGATGATAGAGGCGGGCTACGAGGTGGTACTGACCCACGGCAACGGACCTCAGGTCGGAGCCATACTGATCCAGAACGAGGCGGGCAGGGGCAGCGTGCCGGCCATGCCGATGGACGTGTGCGGAGCCGAGAGCCAGGGGTTCATAGGCTACATGTTCGTTCAGGAGTTCAAGAAGGCCCTGATAGCTCACGGCCTGGATAAAGAGCCGATCTGCATAGTGACCCAGGTGGAGGTGTCCTCGGAGGATCCCGCCTTCGCGAACCCGACCAAGCCGGTTGGCCCCTTCTACGACGAGGCCACGGCCAAGGCCCGGATCGAGTCGTCCGGAGAGAGCTGGATAGAGGACGCCGGAAGGGGATGGAGAAGGGTAGTCCCCTCGCCTAAGCCCATCAACATAGTGGAGCGCAAGGCGGTCAGAGAGCTTGCCGACAACGGCTACGTCGTGGTGGCCTCCGGCGGAGGCGGCATTCCCGTGGTGAAGAGCTCCGATGGCAGCTACGGCGGAGTAGAGGCGGTCATAGACAAGGACCTGGCGGGAGAGCTTCTCGCCCAGCAGGTGGACGCGGACCTCTTCATGATCCTGACCGACGTACCCAAGGTGGCCCTCCGTTACGGAACCCCCGATGAGGAATGGCTCGGCAAGGTGACCATAGACGAGATGAAGGTCTACCAGTCTGAGGGACACTTCAAGGCCGGATCGATGGGCCCCAAGGTATCCGCCGCCATGGCCTTCGTGATGAACGGAGGATCCCGTGCGGTAATAGCCAGCCTGGACCAGGCCCTGGAGGCTCTGGAAGGCACCGAGGGAACCCAGATAGTCAAGAACTGATCCAAGCTCAACGTAAAATAGAATCTCAACATAGAGGCCGACGTCCTTCAGGACGTCGGCCTCTATGTGTTTCGAAGATATCTCGATCGGTGTGACGACCGAGGGAGCTTTCAGCCTGGGAATGTAGGTTAGTAAAGATCAGCTTCTATGTACTCTAATAATGGTCGATAAAGTTTGTTTTTAGTTAATCGAGTCGGGGGTTAGATGTTTCTCGAGAGCCTAGCGGGACCTGTCAAACGAGATGTCGCAAAAAGATCGAATTGGAATGACTCAGTCTCTGCGCTTTTCCTGGGGCTCTTTCTCCGGATTCAGATAGACCGTCTCCTCGATGGAGCAGTTTCTTCTCGGTCTGTTTCTCCATCTGTCCGGGTGTTTTCTCTTGGCTTCTTCCAGGGTTTTCTTCCTCTTCGCCAGTATCTCCGGGGTTTCCCCCCCAGATTGCCTGAAGTAATCAACCTCGTGTATAAGCTCCATTATCTTGAGGCTCTGGTCCTCGTTTGCCTCCTCGCAGGAGTTCCCCTGTCATTCTCACAATTACTACGTCATAGGCTTCGTAGAGAGGAGTCGGCGCAGGTTTGTATATCGAGGGGAGGAGAGCTGTATCTCTCCTGGAGACGTGATACTTATATCCCTAGGGAAGAGCCACTCCTGCCATCAGTTCGGAGAGGATCCCTTGGACTATCGGTCTCTAAACATAGGGGTGGAAGTAATGGCAAGGGCCATGTCGGAAACCTTGGGCGGGGATAGCTTTTCCATCTTTGGCCGAAACGTGGTTCCAGATGGGTTCTCGGTATTGTTGCTTCGAAGCCCTCATCAATGTATATTGGGCGGAGCTCCTGGAATGGAGAAGGAGGTGTTTTTGTGGCGCTTTTTAATTTTGAAGGCAAAAATATTTATTATTCTGAACTAGGATCTGGTGTCCCTTTGGTGTTGCTTCACGGCAATACAGCCTCCTCCAAAATGTTTTCCGGCATTGCTGAAAGATACGCTGAGGTTTTCAGGGTTATATCGATCGATTTTCTTGGTCATGGAAGATCGGATAGACTGGATAGGCTCCCTCCTGATCTGTGGTTTTATGAGGCCCAGCAGACGATTGCTTTTTTGAGGGAGGCTCAGCTTGGAAGGGTTAACCTTATCGGAAGCAGTGGAGGTGCTCTGGTCGCTATAAACGTCGCTCTAGAGGCTCCTGATCTGGTGAATAGGGTTATCGCCGATAGCTTTGAAGGAGAGGAGCCCTTAAGGTCCTTTATACAAAACATAGTGGAGGAAAGAGAGCTCTCCAAGAGAGACCCTGGTGCAAGGTCTTTCTACCTATCGATGCATGGTTCTGACTGGGAGCAGGTCGTGGACAACGATACAAGAGCCATAGTGGAACATGAGAAGGAAATCGGGTTGTTCTTCCACAAGGATTTGGGCTCTCTCAAGCCTGAGATCCTGATGACCGGTAGCAAAAAAGATGAGTTTGTGTGTGCTATCTCTCCAGACTACTTTGAACAGTCCTACGGTAAAATGATGTCAAAAATTGGTCATGGTGATATTTTCCTTTTTGAGTCAGGTGGGCACCCTGCTATGCTGAGCAATCAGGAGGATTTTTATCGGCTCAGTG from Dethiosulfovibrio russensis encodes:
- a CDS encoding TRAP transporter small permease produces the protein MTKDRKSAGRGVFSLAERLGNGLERFLEVPVLILSIVMTASVLAGVFFRYVLRSPLGWSEELSRYIMIWMALLSVALCIWRQEHVGVTMFIKKLPRLLAKTLVFASNGLVMFFLYILLAYGLKMAERGKSQIATGLGTTMEWWLMAVPVSAGICMVMLACKMVLDVRRRDLDEILMSEELVDAVKREEGLDF
- a CDS encoding TRAP transporter large permease; the encoded protein is MTGFLSASFAILIAVGMPIGFVLGVAGLLGMVKMGGGAVLNLVPQRYFAGVDMFTLMAMPFFILAGEIMNKTGITQRLVKFSNILVGHLQGGLAHANIVASIFFAGITGAAVSDTAAIGSMLIPAMVDEGYDKDFSAAITAASSIIGPTIPPSNIMVIYGAFMQVSIAGLFMTGLVPGLLLGVALMIMTARISKKRGYPVGERRATVKEMLVGLKDAIVALLMPLIILGGILSGMFTPTEAAAVAVAYAMVLGFFVYRNLTLRDMVPLFLKMARTTGVVFLVIAAASILGWVLTIEQIPEKVATFMLSISDNRYVIMGFILIMLLVVGMFMDIAAALIILGPILHPLAVQLGYHPLHFGIIMVLALNIALMTPPVGACLFVACGISKLTLEQISREILPFILVELAVLLLITFVPAIPLALPGAMGLLGR
- a CDS encoding TRAP transporter substrate-binding protein, producing the protein MKRRVMIITLALVVALCSSALAGPKVLKLAHLNPQQPFENATGAMAAVFKSMVEAGTNGSVQVKVFPAGQLGNERETMEQVKVGVVQSYIASAGGMAPFYPLYGVLDIPFAVPNYAVAWKVFDGSFGEYLKEDIKKVTGFKVLGFGEAGGFFQLSNSVRPIKTVEDMKGLKMRTMTLPTHQNLMKTYGAAATPIAWAEVYTALQTGVADGQHNPLPIVLLGKLFEVQKYLTLTNHIYSTYCWIMNDEFWDGLSDQEKEVVNSSAITAIVAGRGLNRIIEGSDRGLPTIIEKGMEVNTPTPEAMEQFREMGKDSAMVFIKENFGDKGVEIADLYLEAIDDAVDELEDD
- a CDS encoding YgeY family selenium metabolism-linked hydrolase; translated protein: MKIPFDQVVAKAEEYKDDMTRFLRDMIALPSESCGEEAVIKRIKEEMEKVGFDRVEIDPMGNVLGYLGRGEHLIAMDAHIDTVGIGEIKNWKFDPYKGMEEGDVIGGRGASDQEGGMAAMVYAGKIIKDLGLEDDYTLLVTGTVQEEDCDGLCWQYIIEEDGIHPEFVVSTEPTDCRIYRGQRGRMEIKVETGGISCHGSAPERGENAIYKMAPIVMELRALHENLKDDDFLGKGSLTISQIFHKSPSRCAVADGCTISIDRRLTWGETWEGALQEVRNLPAVKEAEAEVSLYTYERPSWTGLVYPTDCYFPAWKLEEEHPACRTLVDGYRMLFDREPVVDKWTFSTNGVSIMGRHGIPVIGFGPGKEEEAHAPNEKTWKSHLVTCAAMYAVIPGIYVDEHCD
- a CDS encoding ornithine carbamoyltransferase — translated: MNTIFRGKDFITLEEWTKEEIDTLLEVSKDLKKDFAMGKTTPYLPYQTVFLMFFEQSTRTRNSMEAGITQLGGHAHFLDTSTMQVSHGEVAKDTAVILSRMGHAIACRNCFWGIGNAYLRDMAKYSSAPILNLQDDLFHPMQGLADLLTIQEKRGSDVKNLKVSIIWAYATTHKKPISVPLTQSLLFPRYGMDVTLAYPEGYDLPDWVVEQAKKHAESTGGSFRITHDQEEAYKDADVVFPKNWGSWFKNPSTEVVDAGLEANKGWKCTEERFALANKDCLYMHALPADRQNEVDASIIDGPNSAIYDEAENRLHTAKSVMALTMGGRGRQ